GATTTTGTATTTCCATCGCTGTCTTTAAACTCAGGCTTAATGTTCATATAGTATACAGTTCCCGGAAGTATGTCTTTATGTGGCAATGCACCTTCTGCTTCCGGCTCTCCTACTTTCGGAAGTGGAGCAGTCAAATCGCTTCTTCCGATAATGTCAAAATTTAAAAAATCAGGTTTACCGGAGTTTTGAACATTTAATGTATCATCTTCATTTCCTGCTACATGTGCCGTATAACCACCATCATAATTATAATTAATATTAACAGATGCCTGGGAAGGCCCGCTGTTTAGGTTTGATGAATCAGTGGAAATATTTATTTTAAAATCTAAACTACTTATGTTTAAATCGCTACCATAGATTTGGCTTAAATTGTCATTGATAAAACTTACAGCAGATGATGCCTCTACTACACCATTACCATTCCACACTTTAGGCATAGCCCATTCAAAATTAAGTCTTGGCTTATGCCCGATTTGATAGCCTCCACCCGGTATTTCTTCTTTTTCCTGATTTGCACGGGAAGCATAAAAAGATATGCGGGGAAGGAAATACAAAAGTCCTTCTCCTATTATTTCTCCACTCTGATTTGAACTTTCATCAAACTCACCATTATAAAACTCAACCTTTATATCATAAATAAAATCATTTTGAAGCCCTTCTATTTTATATGTGTTAACATTTCCTTCATTACTTTCAATTGTCTCTTCTGTCCCTGAAGGAGTATGATATGTAATTTTAAAGGAATTAGTTCCAGAAGGTCTTATCCACCTGATGGTTAAAACACCGTCTGAATAGTCTTCAACATAAATATTAACAGCCTCTGCAGCATGGACAATGTTCATTTTAAAGAGTACAGAGTTTACCAATAGTAAACTTAGTATAATTATTGCAACCGGTAACTTCATCGTATTCTTCATAGTAAAACCCCCGTATATTAATAAATAGCCTGGATTTTTTCAATACTTACACTTCAATATTTATATCGGTAAATTACTGTTTAAAGTTAATAAATTATGGGATATTGTTTACAGTTTTAAAATTCCTTTAATTTCTATATTTTTTCAAACTAAAAGATTCATCACAAGATGAATCTTTTAGTCTTATTCCTTCTACACTGCACCATTAATTAAAATCCTCACTATTTTCCTTTTACAACTATTACTTCATACATTCAGGTTTTGGTATGTGGTGAAGCTTTGGGCTGTCTAGGTAATCCTGTACAATCCTAAGTGCTTCCCCAAACCTTTGAAAATGCACAACTTCCCTTTCCCTTAAAAATCTAAGAGGCTCTATTACATCCGGGTCATCTGCCATATTTATAAGATACTCATAAGTTGACCTTGCCTTTTGTTCAGCAGCCATATTTTCATACAAATCCGTTATGGGATCTCCCTTTGACTGAATATATGCTGCTGTAAAGGGGTTGCCTGCTGCGGACATTGGGTAAATACCCCTGCCGTGGTCTGCGTAACTAGCATCAAATCCAGCTTTTTGCATTTCATCAATGCTTGCGCCTTCTATTAGCTGCCGTACTATACTTCCTACCATTTCAAGATGTGCAAGTTCCTCGGTGCCAATATCATTTAATATAGCCCTTGCCTGGGGAGTTACCATTGAAAACCTTTGACTTAAATACCTTAAGGAGGCAGCTAGCTCACCATCCGGCCCGCCTGATTTAATTTTTTTATAGTAGCGATATAGTAGAATAAATTTAAAAATACACGCCTTTTTTAGACACGATAAGCCATAATTAATAGGATTTTAAGATATTTTAAGGTAGAATTGAATACATTATACAAAAAAATAATCACATTTTATTACATGTCTTTTATATAGTGATTAAAAATTTATGCATAATCTTTTATTCTATTTATATTTTACATCTCATAACACAAACTTTTCTATCCCCTATTTCCTGACAATATTCTATAAAATCTTCATCCTGTCTGAAATTATCAAATGAGTAGCCATTTTTTACTATGTAATCGTAAATTTCCCTTGAGAACAGGATATCCCAGGCTTCCTCATTTACATTAGGAAGTTTATGCATCTTAACTTCATTATATATTTCTTTGTTGTCACCTAATAGTATAACCCTGAACTCCTCGTCTTCTTTGTATATTATATATGACATAGTAATTCTCAATATATCCTCAACTGCAAGACCTCTATCCTCTAACAGCATCTTTTTTAAATCTTCATTCAGGTACAGCATTTTATGGTTGTTAAGGTAGTTGGTTAATTCTTTATAGCTCTTGTTGTGGCGCAACTTCTTTAGATCTATCTTTAAAAACACCGGTTCATCATTTTCAAACAGCACCAGCGTGGCTTCATCTTTGTCCACATACCAAATCTCATTTGTATCGACATAAACTATGTCACCAACCAGTTTCTTTTCGTTAAATACAGGGAAAATGAAAGGATTGTCTTTGAAAAATTTTACACTTTTAATGGTAACCTTATGTGATTCTTTTATAGTAACGGTACAAGGCTCCCCTCCTATATCTTTATCCACAATAACAACCTTGCCTGTATCTGTACAGTACATATAATTCATTTTGCTTGATACAATTAAATCTCTTTTTTGTAAACCTAAAAGCTTTTCTAACCTTCTTAATTTATGATTTTTAAGATATTGAATTAAATTTATTTTTACACCAGGATTTTGTTGCAAGTTGCCGGTTAACCTGTATTTTAGATTTTTTGAAAACTCAGTTATCTTCTGTTTACTTTTCTCATATTGAATTGTTGCAACCCTGGAAGATATCATGTCCATTAGACCTTTTATCCCGTCACTTACATCTTTATGTAATATACCTTCTTTTTTTACTCCTTCTTTCTTTCTGGCTATTACTTTAGGCGATACAGATCTATACTCCTCTGGTAATAAGTTTATATCTTTCTTATTACCCATAAAAATCACTCCTTTTTAAAAAGTATATCAATTAAGATTAACACATATAAAAATTCATCCTGGCACTTAATAAATATTATTTTTTTTTTTACAATGTCAAGTTATCTCTTTTTTCATTGGCATATTTTAAAAATTACCTTTTAAAAACCTGCCCCTAATTAACATTCTCAAAAGATTAATTTTTTTGTCAAACTTTTAAATAATGCAAATTTTATTTATAGTTATGATACAAACTATTATATGAATATTATATTATATAAAATTGTATTAATCAATTGAGGTTAGGAAATATGTCAAAAATCGAGCTTTTAAATGACATAATTGAATATCTGATAACAAAAGCCATGGAAGATTGGGAAATATTTAAAAAAGAAGTGAGGGAGGATTATGAATGACAAAATAAATTATATTCCTCCCTTAGTTAGCTGCAATAATCTTGAAAGCTTTGTCAGTTCTCATAAAACCATTGGGAAAAGCGGTCTTGACCTTGGAGGGTACATACGGGTCTCCACAAAAAAAGAAGCTCAAATTACATCTATAGAGAATCAGAAAAAAGTTTTAAAGGAATGGGCAAATATAAACGGATACAACCTGCTAAAATTTTATACGGATATTAAAAGCGGCAGCTTCTCTTACCTCAGAAATGAAATGCAGCTGCTAAAAGAGGATGTAAAATCAGGAATAATAAAAGGCGTTGTAGCAAAAGAAATCTCCAGAACTTCCAGGGACATTATGGATGTGCTGGAGTTAAAAAGAACTTTAGAAAGCCACGGCGCTTTTTTTATATCCTTAAAAGAAAATTACGACAGCAGGACGGATGATGATGAGTTTTTGCTGATAATTTATGCAGCCCTTGCCCAAAAAGAGCGGAAAACAACTGCCGGCAGGGTGAAAATAACACAAATGCTAAAGGCCCGGGAAGGCAAAACCAACGTCCCTTCTCCTGCCTTCGGGTATAAATTGTCCCCAGACAAGCAGTATCTTGTTATTGATGAGGAAAAAGCAAAAATATACAGATTTATTGTTGAAAAGTTTTTGGAGGGCTGGGGACAGCTTAAAATATGCAAATGGCTAAACCAGCAAGGCATTCCGCCAAAAAGGGCAAAATGTTGGCACACAAATACCATAAAGTCAATTTTAATGAACCCTGTTTATCTTGGAATTACAATATACAACGCCACAACTTTAATAAGGGACAGCTCCGGAAAACAAAAAAGAGTGGTCCGCCCTAAGGAAGAGTGGATAGTGCGCCACAACACCCACCCTCCCCTTATAACCCCGGAGGAATACAATCAAATTACAGATATAATTGAAAACCGAAAAAAAAAGTTTTGCAGAGAGTGGACTAAAGAAAAGAAATATTTATTATCAGGAATCCTCTACTGCAGCGTATGTAAAGGAAAACTCTATGGAGGCAGACAAACTACCCCTGATAAATCAAAGGTTTTTTACTACTATGTGGATCAAAACAGATATGGCCTTTGTAATACCAAAACCAAGTATTGGAATATGGAAAAGGTTGATAATGCCGTTTTAGCTGAAATTAAAAAGTTTTTTGAAGATAAAAATTTAATTAAGAAAATAATAAAAGAAAAATATATGTTAAGAAATAAAAATATCAGCGAAAAACACATAAAACAACTGAAGACAAATCTCCATTCAATAAATACGGCTATAAAAAAACAGCAGGAAGCCTACGAAAAAGATGTTATTTCCATTGAAGAATACGGTATCAGAATGAAACAATTGAGGAAAGAAAAAAAAGAAGTTACCAGCAAAATTAATATAATAAAAGAGATAAATGAAAGTGGTTTTAAATTAGATAAAAAGCTGGAATTTATTACAGAAAAAGTTTTGAGTACTTTAGAAAACCTTGAGAAAGCTGATTACCATGTGAAGAAATTTATCTTAAAAAAGCTGGTTAGAAGTGTCGAAATCAGTAAGGACTATACAGTTAAAATACATTTTACATTTGAATTGTAAACTGCTTAAAGGGCACTAATAAATGTTTAAAATAAACATTTTAAAACTCGCTAAAAAAATATTAATACACTATAACACACTATAAAACACATTAAAAAAATACACTATAAAAACATTAAATCCGGTCCGCCGAATTGTGTAATTATAACTTTTGCCATTCTAGGATCCGGATTTTTTATTTTCACAGGATATTCTAGTTTTTTCTCATATATCCACACTTTCTATCTCTCCTCTCCTGCAAGACTAAAATTAAAACTATAATTCCATGGCCATGGGTTGTTTATCCACTGCCACGGATATTGACTACAGGATCTGAATGAATACAATGGCCCATATAATCTTTCATACATGCTTCTTAGCATGGCAGCCTGAGTAACTATAGCATTGTATTTGCAAAGAGCTTCCCTGTCATTTGGATGTGTATCAAGATAAAGCTGAAGATCCACAGCCATAAAATCAAGGGCAGTCAATTGCTTTAAAAGTTCATTCCTATTATGCATATTTTACCCTCCTCTAACTTAGCCTTCTATTAATCCCTGGGTGGTCTGTAATTTTTATCGACGCCTCTGTAGGGGCTATATAATTCTGGAAATGCAGTGCCTCTTTTTAACGCTTCAATTGGCGGATAAAGACTGCATAATTTTTGGAAAGGAACATATGCCCTTGCAAGTCTCACATTTCTTAAAACAGTTTCCTGGGGTATGCAGGGCGCAGGGTGCATAGAATACATTCCCGGCATCCCCCTTTCCTCTGCCCATATTTCTGTCATAATCACAGTCCTCCTCTTTTATTGTCCTATAAGGACTATTCTAACATCTAATATACATAATATTACGAGGTCTGTGAAATAGTTACATTTTTATTAACGCTCTGCATCTTTTACTTTTTTAATTGAAAGATTGCCAATGCTTCTTTTGCTTTCTTCCTTCTCTTCTACCTCTATATCTTCCATTTCACTCATATATTTTGCACCAGCAATTATAAATATTGAAACAGAAGCAATAAGTACAATTGCACCTATAACCCCTCTGTCCGTTAATACAACTGCACAAAGACCTAAAACTGCACTTGCTGTATACATGACACCTACCGATTGCTTTTGGGAAAGCCCCATGTCTATGAGCCTGTGGTGTAAATGCTCCCTGTCAGGCTGCATAATAGGTTTCCTTTTTAAAATTCTTCTGATTATCGTAGAAATAGTGTCAAATAGCGGCAGTCCTAAAACCAACAGAGGTATTGCTATGGAAAAGGCCGCATATGTCTTTATCATACCTTGAATAGAAACAACAGCTAAAGTAAATCCTAAAAAAGTTGAGCCTGTGTCTCCCATGAATATTTTTGCAGGGTTAAAATTATATGGTAAAAATCCAAGAGTTGCACCGGCTAAAATTGCTATAATGGTGGCATCACTAGATTCCCCGTTTAAAATTGAAATGAAAAACAGTGATAAATAAGATATAGAAGATACCCCTGCAGCAAGTCCGTCAAGCCCGTCTATTAAATTTATTGCATTTGTTATCCCAATAATCCACAATACAGTAATTACATAAGATGTTATATCATTTAATTGTGATACACCTTCACTTGCAAAAGGGTTGGTGAGATTTGTAATCCTTGTATTTGAAATAAACACCACACATAATGCTGCAATTATTTGAAATACAAGTTTAAACCTTGCACCTAATTGTTTTATATCATCAACAATTCCAATCCCCACTATAATAAGCGCCCCTATAAGCAGCCCTAAAAGCTCTCTGTCCGGAAGTATTCCTGAGGCACCTAAAAATGTACTTACCACCCCAAACATTAAAGACACAACAAATCCAAGAAAAATCGCCATACCTCCCAGCCTTGCAATGGGCTTATTGTGCATTCTCCTTGTGTCTTTAGGGATGTCTACAGCCCCTATTTTAAAAGCTAGCTTCCTCACCGCCGGTGTGGATGAAAAGGCTACAATAAATGCCAGAGCAAATAGAATAATATATTCGTAATTCATAAATTAACACCTTCTTTTGTATTAGGATTTTACTTTTGTAATTTAAAATCCTTAATGGTATCTTTGGTGAAATACAGTCCTTAATAAAATATTTTTAAAATATACACTTTTCCAATTTTACTTTTTTAGTCAAGTATATTTTATTATACTATACCAATTCCAAATATACCATATCATTTTTAAATTAAATCTGCCATTACAGCTTTTTAATGTTTTCATATTTAATGACCCTGACGCTTGCCTCCTTTAAAAGATCCATGGCAATTTCATCAGGGTAATCTCCTTTGAAAACAATTTTTTCTATTCCTGCATTTATAATCATTTTTGCACATAGCACACATGGCTGGTTGGTAACATACATAGTTGCACCTTTTACACTTACTCCTGAATATGCAGCCTGGACTATTGCATTTTGCTCTGCATGTATAGCCCTGCACAGTTCATGCCGCTGCCCGGAAGGAACTTTATACTTCTCCCTTAAACACCCAACTTCCTCACAGTGCTTGCAGCCTGTAGGAGCACCATTGTATCCTGTGGCAAGAATCCGCTTATCCTTTGCAATCAAAGCTCCTACCTGACGCCTTAAA
The genomic region above belongs to Acetivibrio saccincola and contains:
- a CDS encoding deoxycytidylate deaminase; this encodes MRPSWDEYFMDIVELIKTRSTCLRRQVGALIAKDKRILATGYNGAPTGCKHCEEVGCLREKYKVPSGQRHELCRAIHAEQNAIVQAAYSGVSVKGATMYVTNQPCVLCAKMIINAGIEKIVFKGDYPDEIAMDLLKEASVRVIKYENIKKL
- a CDS encoding recombinase family protein, producing MNDKINYIPPLVSCNNLESFVSSHKTIGKSGLDLGGYIRVSTKKEAQITSIENQKKVLKEWANINGYNLLKFYTDIKSGSFSYLRNEMQLLKEDVKSGIIKGVVAKEISRTSRDIMDVLELKRTLESHGAFFISLKENYDSRTDDDEFLLIIYAALAQKERKTTAGRVKITQMLKAREGKTNVPSPAFGYKLSPDKQYLVIDEEKAKIYRFIVEKFLEGWGQLKICKWLNQQGIPPKRAKCWHTNTIKSILMNPVYLGITIYNATTLIRDSSGKQKRVVRPKEEWIVRHNTHPPLITPEEYNQITDIIENRKKKFCREWTKEKKYLLSGILYCSVCKGKLYGGRQTTPDKSKVFYYYVDQNRYGLCNTKTKYWNMEKVDNAVLAEIKKFFEDKNLIKKIIKEKYMLRNKNISEKHIKQLKTNLHSINTAIKKQQEAYEKDVISIEEYGIRMKQLRKEKKEVTSKINIIKEINESGFKLDKKLEFITEKVLSTLENLEKADYHVKKFILKKLVRSVEISKDYTVKIHFTFEL
- a CDS encoding spore coat associated protein CotJA, which codes for MTEIWAEERGMPGMYSMHPAPCIPQETVLRNVRLARAYVPFQKLCSLYPPIEALKRGTAFPELYSPYRGVDKNYRPPRD
- a CDS encoding spore coat protein CotJB, translated to MHNRNELLKQLTALDFMAVDLQLYLDTHPNDREALCKYNAIVTQAAMLRSMYERLYGPLYSFRSCSQYPWQWINNPWPWNYSFNFSLAGEER
- a CDS encoding manganese catalase family protein, coding for MFKFILLYRYYKKIKSGGPDGELAASLRYLSQRFSMVTPQARAILNDIGTEELAHLEMVGSIVRQLIEGASIDEMQKAGFDASYADHGRGIYPMSAAGNPFTAAYIQSKGDPITDLYENMAAEQKARSTYEYLINMADDPDVIEPLRFLREREVVHFQRFGEALRIVQDYLDSPKLHHIPKPECMK
- a CDS encoding MraY family glycosyltransferase, which encodes MNYEYIILFALAFIVAFSSTPAVRKLAFKIGAVDIPKDTRRMHNKPIARLGGMAIFLGFVVSLMFGVVSTFLGASGILPDRELLGLLIGALIIVGIGIVDDIKQLGARFKLVFQIIAALCVVFISNTRITNLTNPFASEGVSQLNDITSYVITVLWIIGITNAINLIDGLDGLAAGVSSISYLSLFFISILNGESSDATIIAILAGATLGFLPYNFNPAKIFMGDTGSTFLGFTLAVVSIQGMIKTYAAFSIAIPLLVLGLPLFDTISTIIRRILKRKPIMQPDREHLHHRLIDMGLSQKQSVGVMYTASAVLGLCAVVLTDRGVIGAIVLIASVSIFIIAGAKYMSEMEDIEVEEKEESKRSIGNLSIKKVKDAER